CGGTTTCATTAAGTACCTCGGCATGCCGGCGGGTGAGGAGCTAAGGGGCTTCATAGAGACTGTAATCAGGTTAAGCACTGGTGACTCAGGGTTGAGCGCACAGACCGCTGGGGAGATATCCAAGCTGAGAGGTCCTGTACAGGTGGACGTGGTTGTGACTCCTACCTGCCCCTACTGCCCCTACGCTGCACTGCTAGCTAACATGTTCGCCTTCGAGTCGTTCAGGGCCGGGAATAAGGTAGTGACGTCCAATGTGGTTGAGGCGTACGAGAACCCTGACATAGCAGATAAATACGGGGTTGTTTCAGTCCCCATGATAGCGATAAACGAGGAGGTTGAGTTTGTGGGGGTGCCTTACGAGGATCAGTTGTTGGAGAGGATAGTTGCTCACTCAAACAGGGAGTACTTGAAGAGGGCGAAGAAGGAAGAATACATGAGAATACTTAAGGAACTGAGTAAGGAGTCGGAGAACGCGGAGCGGCAGTGATTTGAAACATCTTCCCCGCCGGCTCAATTCAGCTGACTTATGAGGTATTTCGTGTCAGGTGTTTCAGTACCCGCATGTGTAGCAGTCTCCAGCCTCACCTTCCTGAAGAGTGTATCTCGAGGAGATCCTGTACCTTACCTGAGGTCTCCTCCCGGCCTCTGGCAGCGGTTCGCTGGACTTCACTTCCTCCTCCCCCGCTTCATCACCCTTACGCGGGGTCTCTGCCGGCTCCCCAACGCCCTCCATTCTCCTCTCCCTGGCCATCCTGCGTGTGAGTTTAGCTCCAAAGTATATCACTTGTTGCGACTTACTCTTATCCCTATACACCGTTATACCTTTACAACCAAGCTTCCAGGCGAGCATGTAGACGTTCCTCACGTCGTCGACGCTTGCCTCAGCCCTCATATTCACCGTCTTGCTCACGCCCGCGTCGACCCACTGTTGCCACACAGCCTGGTGGAGGACGTGCCAGGTCGGCTCCACGTCGTGTGCTGTCACGAATATCTCCCTGAGCTTCCTAGGTATGTATGGATTATGCCTGACTGAACCGGACTCGGTTATCAGGCTTATCACTTCTGGATTATCGAGCCCATACTCCCTAAGACTGTTTAGGAACAAGTTGTTGACCTCCACGAACGTGCCGACCGTCACCACACGGGTGAACGCTAGAGCGAAGATAGGCTCTATTGAGGATGAGGTGTCAGCTATTATTGATATGGTGCCGGTAGGTGCTATCGAGAGCAGTGCTGCGTTCCTAAGCCCGTACCTAATCATCTCCTCACGGAGCTGGTTCCAATCGACTGCTGGTCTGCTTTCAACTATCGCTCTAACGTTGTTGGACGTCATGAGATCAACGCCTGCAGCACTGAGTACCTCATCGAAGGATTTCGCGGCGATCCAGAAAGGTCGGTAGAGCTTAGGGTTCCAGACTGGGAAGGGGCCTTTCTCCTTAGCTAACTCAACGGAGGCTCTGTATGCGTTATATGCAATCCATTCACTCAAATAGTATGCTAGATAGAGGGCGTCGACAGAGTCGTAGGGGATGCCTAGCGTTATGAGCATGTGCGCCCATCCCATGACGCCTAGGCCAACCTTTCTAGTACGTCTGGCAGCCCACTCCAGCTGGGGTAAGGGCCACTTAGCAACGTCTATCACGTCGTCTAGGAACCTCACAGCGACCATCACGTCGCGGCCCAGCCCGGCCCAGTCAATCGTTGGCTTGCCGTCAACGTATTGCACGTACTTCTCCAGGTTGATGCTCCCGAGGTTGCATGACTCCCACTCCAGGAGCGGTTCCTCACCGCATGGGTTAGTAGCATTTATCTTACCAACATACCATGTCGGGTGTCTCCTGTTGACAGTGTCTATGAAGAGAAGTCCGGGGTCTCCGGAATCCCACGCGTTCTTAACTATCTCCTGGAACATGGCCTTCGGATCCTCCCAGCCGACTATAGCGTTCTCGCTCTCCGCTATAGCTAGCGCCTCATCCCAGGTTATTATGAGCGACTCATCGAGGGGTATTGAACCTCCGTGCGCCTCGAGCTCATCCACTATAACCTCCTGAACCCACTCTTCGTCCATGTAGTGCCTTGCCCACACGACTGCATACTTCCTTGAATCGCTGCTCCCATCTATTGAGGTCTTGCGGGGGTTTATCAGGGGTATTGGCCTTCCTTCCGACATATGCTTGAAGAACCAGTCATACATCCCCACCGATATGTTGAAGTTCTGGAGGGATCTGTCTTTAAGCTCCCCTGATTTGCTCCTGATGAACTTCATTATGTCGGGATGCCATACGTGGAGAACCCCCATGTTAGCCCCTCTTCTACGTCCACCCTGCTTCACAACATCCGTGTTTACGTCGAAGAGTCTCATAAACGAGAGAGGTCCCGAAGCCACGCTGGCGGTGGAGGAGACTACATCCCCTTCAGGCCTGAGTTCTGAGAAGGAGAAGCCAGTGCCGCCGCCCTGCTGGAAGACTATGGCCTGAGCTCTTACGATGTCATATATTCCTTCCCCCTCGGGCGTCACCATGGAGTCCCTAACTGGAAGGACGAAACATGCTGACAGAATGCCGAGCTTGGTGCCGGCGTTCATCAGCGTCGGTGAGTTAGGGATGAACCTTAACTCGCTCAGCAGTCTGTAGAACTCGCGGAACCACTTCTCACGGTCTTGGGCCTCGGCACTAGATATGTGCCCGGCAACCCTCTCAAAGAGGGTCTTCGGCGTTTCGAGGAACCTGCCGTTGGACGGGTTCTTCATCAGGTATCTGCTTGCCAGAACCCTTAGTGAGTAGTAACTCATCCTAGAGTCTTCAGGATTAAAGCTAGTCCAGCCGTTCTTACCGAACACGTCGTTGTAGATTCTTGAGAGGACGTAGTTACGTGCAGCCAGCTCATACCTAGGATCAACAACGACCTTACTTA
This window of the Zestosphaera sp. genome carries:
- a CDS encoding thioredoxin family protein gives rise to the protein MGYEWVDEMFRVRLSKEDVEELEATLKDMRNPVDVYTFVDSKCRYCANTVRLIDVISNASPVASGARLVRHVLVRREADEEGLFRKFGISRVPTIAMLDGFIKYLGMPAGEELRGFIETVIRLSTGDSGLSAQTAGEISKLRGPVQVDVVVTPTCPYCPYAALLANMFAFESFRAGNKVVTSNVVEAYENPDIADKYGVVSVPMIAINEEVEFVGVPYEDQLLERIVAHSNREYLKRAKKEEYMRILKELSKESENAERQ
- a CDS encoding adenosylcobalamin-dependent ribonucleoside-diphosphate reductase, translated to MESLKVVKRSGGSEAFKLDKLTKSVHLAMSSAGFSDPSNAATVIDEVINEVLKNPEGLTTVRIADLVEKVLISKVVVDPRYELAARNYVLSRIYNDVFGKNGWTSFNPEDSRMSYYSLRVLASRYLMKNPSNGRFLETPKTLFERVAGHISSAEAQDREKWFREFYRLLSELRFIPNSPTLMNAGTKLGILSACFVLPVRDSMVTPEGEGIYDIVRAQAIVFQQGGGTGFSFSELRPEGDVVSSTASVASGPLSFMRLFDVNTDVVKQGGRRRGANMGVLHVWHPDIMKFIRSKSGELKDRSLQNFNISVGMYDWFFKHMSEGRPIPLINPRKTSIDGSSDSRKYAVVWARHYMDEEWVQEVIVDELEAHGGSIPLDESLIITWDEALAIAESENAIVGWEDPKAMFQEIVKNAWDSGDPGLLFIDTVNRRHPTWYVGKINATNPCGEEPLLEWESCNLGSINLEKYVQYVDGKPTIDWAGLGRDVMVAVRFLDDVIDVAKWPLPQLEWAARRTRKVGLGVMGWAHMLITLGIPYDSVDALYLAYYLSEWIAYNAYRASVELAKEKGPFPVWNPKLYRPFWIAAKSFDEVLSAAGVDLMTSNNVRAIVESRPAVDWNQLREEMIRYGLRNAALLSIAPTGTISIIADTSSSIEPIFALAFTRVVTVGTFVEVNNLFLNSLREYGLDNPEVISLITESGSVRHNPYIPRKLREIFVTAHDVEPTWHVLHQAVWQQWVDAGVSKTVNMRAEASVDDVRNVYMLAWKLGCKGITVYRDKSKSQQVIYFGAKLTRRMARERRMEGVGEPAETPRKGDEAGEEEVKSSEPLPEAGRRPQVRYRISSRYTLQEGEAGDCYTCGY